The region CACCACaggataaaaatgtacaaaaaaattacatttctatTAGTTCTAATTTAGGGGGCAATCTAAttttggcttagtggttagcacgttcgcctcacacctccagggttgggggttcgattcccacctccaccttgtgtgtgtggagtttgcatgttctccccgtgcctcgggggtttcctccgggtactccggtttcctcccccggtccaaagacatgcatggtaggttgactggcatctctggaaaaattgtccgtagtgagtgaatgagagtgtgtgtgtgtgccctgtgatgggttggcactccgtccagggtgtatcctgccttgatgcccgatgacgcctgagataggcacaggctccccgtgacccgaggtagttcggataagcggtagaagatgagtgagtgaatgagtgagtagtTCTAATTTACACTTGGTGAAGATGTGTGTCTTCATTCATCATTTGGATACAGCCAGTGACTCGGCCAGAGAAGACCAAAGAGAATCCCACCTGGGGTTGAACTAACAGTTTTGATTAGGGTTACAGCCTTAAATTAGTTTTCTGTTACTCATGGAAAGGTCAAGCGGAAGCAGATGACCTGGTACTGTTGGACAGTTTTTGCAAAATAGTgaacaaaacatttctacagACATCACCATCTTTACTTCTatccaaaataaataaggaCTCTGTGAATATAATCTTTCCttcgtttctttctttcgtttctCAGGTGATGATGACTATTACGGGAGGAAACTCCACCTACCTGACGTGACTCCGAAGCTGGTGAAGTTGGCTCCGGAGACACCGGTGCAGCGAGTGAAGCCACGTCGTGTGCAGCGTGCAATGTCTCAGGACCACGTTCTCTCGCCTGTTGTCTCACGCCGTGACTACGTCGCACCTGCGTACAACTTTTCGCAGGATATGCTCTCGGCCGATCGCTTGCAGTCCCGGGATCCTTTGCTCTCGCCGGACAAGCTGCTGTCTCTGAGGCGAGCCGACTTGCGTGAGAAGTCGATGGCTCGTGCCCTCTCGCACACGGACATGTTTGTGCCTCCCACGCCCACCATCGAGCGACACCACAGGATGGCGAAGGCACACTCGCATTCACAGCAGAGCGACGGGGCCAGCGACGACAGCTACAGGGGGAATGATGGGCTGCTGAGCGTCAGCGGCAACAAGAGGCAGGCGTTTGCCTCAAGACGGACACACACGGTCGACCACCTGCAGTATATACCTGGGCATCACCATCATCAGTACCGCACGGCCAGCAAGAACGAAGTGACGGTGTGAAAACAGGGACCGAGGCAGAGGGAGGAAGACAGAAGGAAAAATGTTTATTGCATGGAATATACAGAAAGGAGAgtatgagaaagagaaataaataagagaatAGAAGAAGAGAAATAGGAAACATCGGTGTAGCAAAGCCAGCAAAACAGAAGTGACAGTTTAAATACAGGTAAAGAGGCAGAGCAAAGAACTAAAAGGAGGAGGTTTGGAAACATTAAGATTACCAAGCGATTTTCTCACAGTTCAGAGTGAAAGAACGAGAAAGACTGGGCAGGAGGTCACTGAACactcgatgtgtgtgtgtgtgtgtgtgtgtgtgtgtgtgtgtgttatcaggcTGGAAAACAGTCCCAATTTTCGATTCTCTTCTTCCTTCTGCTTTTGACCTTGACTTGTTCCTGATTTCATCTCAAAGCTTCAGCTTCCACATCTTCTGAgtcatttggggaaaaaaacagagagagagagagagagagagagagagagagagagagagagaatacataCACATTCTTCCTCATGCCTCCGGTCAATGTAAGGGCttgcacattaacacacacacacacacacacacactcactcacacacacacacacacacacacacacacacacaataggcTGCAGTCCAACAAAGACTTTAAAAACCAACCCAAGGCTGAACTGTTAAAGCCTGTATAAACTTTCTACAAATATATAAAGAGACTCACAGTTTATAATTCTAGCTCTCAGTTTAGATTTAGAGATTATTCatagatatgaaaaaaaatatataaaataaaagtcatgGGTGTTCCATGCAAAtgtcaaaagaaagaaaacaaaaacattgccCCATTTCATCAGAAATGGAGTAAAGGTTAAAAAGCACAATCAATACAGTTAACAGTTGAAACATTTGttttcactttctgtctgttttttttttcattttttcactttatcaACCAGCTCCTGTCCGACTCTTAGAGGCGTTAGTGGCAGTTTTCTTGTGTGCAGGACTGTAAATAAGCTGTGATAGCTGTAGTTCTGAGAGTAAAGTTAGCTCAGATTTCtggattgttgtttttatttatttatttatttgtttgtttgtttgtttgtttatttatttatccccaCCCCGACCTCAGTGATCTCACCATCCAGAGTCGTACAGTAAacgtgtacacgtgtgtgtttgtaagggCGAGTGCATGtttgtgatattttttaaacacctTCTGATTATGTGGTTAAGTCACGTTTCTGACCACATGATGGTTTTATAATCTAGTTCCAGCTTCCTCTGGTTTACTACACGGATGGTTCTGCTGCCATGACACCAGAGCATTCTGGGTAATGACTTGCTAAAATGATGTCTGctaagcttgtttttttttgttgttgttgtttttcttttctttcatttgagcAGATCTTTCTCTTCTGGTCCTGATACTGATGTCTCAACTGAAACTGAAGAATACCTCTTGTGTTTCTGGTTTTCTTGGTCCACAGCTGGCTGTATATATAGTTTGGTATTTACGGTTTACTAAAGCTAGaaagtgtgacacacacatttcaacCTGTAACGTCGTCACCGTTAAGCTCCGCCCATACACTTACACTCTTATTTGCTGAGGTCACAAATGAGCCGATTTCGTGtggtgtatgtgacaaaatcaGGTGGGTTTACAAAGAGAGTTTGCGTAGCTTACGTTAGTAAAGTTAGtaaagttacacacacacacacacaagcagccTGGTGCTCATGAAAATCCACCTTTTTTCAAAATTGTTGGTGAatctgggttagggttagggctagggttaggattagggctaGGGTtatagggttaggattagggctagggttaggattagggttagggttagggttataaGGTTAGGGCTAGGGATAGGAttaggtttttgaaagtatacaatgactccccccatcacagggtcttaaCCTGCGTGGTTGTATGGTTatagggttagggctagggttatagggttagggttaggattagggttagggttatagttatagggttagggttaggtattGATGAGTTCTGAATGATGACAACAACTGAACAAATTTTGTGCAATCCAGTCATTTCTTATTAATGAGGTGATTAAAGAACAAACTAGTTTTTCAATCAGGTCTAAAAGTAATGGCACCGTATGACAGACAGAAGAGGTGTTGTGTGTCAATGCTAGCTGAGCAGCTGCGGTGGCTAAGCTGCATTACAGGAAGATTTAGCGCATGCCGTGGTTCGATCACCGTGTAGTCGTCATTCTGTCGTTTTCACATCTCTGTGTGAGTCGTGTGGAGTTTTGTGGGGGTGAATACATGGAAATTAGCTGTGCTGTGAACATCATTTCCAGAGAGGAAAATCAACGCTaacaaaacatttctgaaattcAGTTAACTGACAGGGATGATGGTTCAGTTTGAgcactaacacttacacacagttgtactaaatgattaataaattaataaaacaagaaaatttgacaactttttttttgaaaccttttatttattaaaatatattaagtgGTAAAAGTCTGTAACTGGTATTAATGGACTTTTACAGCTACAGAAACTGTTCTTTGGTTGTGTTGcaaatctgcacacacacacacacacacacacttcaggttCTGGAGTG is a window of Tachysurus vachellii isolate PV-2020 chromosome 3, HZAU_Pvac_v1, whole genome shotgun sequence DNA encoding:
- the LOC132842154 gene encoding protein shisa-6 — translated: MNNILTSQTEPYDLSFSRSYQNLTHLLPSYDMPLKSDRGDDDYYGRKLHLPDVTPKLVKLAPETPVQRVKPRRVQRAMSQDHVLSPVVSRRDYVAPAYNFSQDMLSADRLQSRDPLLSPDKLLSLRRADLREKSMARALSHTDMFVPPTPTIERHHRMAKAHSHSQQSDGASDDSYRGNDGLLSVSGNKRQAFASRRTHTVDHLQYIPGHHHHQYRTASKNEVTV